In Streptococcus parapneumoniae, the genomic stretch TGAAGGGAATTGATCCGAGTCTGCAAGAGGCTGGGATTGCCTTTGGGATGACCAGATGGGAGCGACTCAAGAAGTTTGAAATTCCACTTGCCATGCCTGTTATCATGTCTGGGATTCGGACAGCAGCTGTCTTGATTATCGGTACGGCAACCTTGGCGGCTTTGATTGGTGCAGGGGGACTGGGTTCCTTTATCCTTTTGGGAATTGACCGTAATAATGCCAGTCTGATTTTGATTGGGGCCCTTTCTTCTGCAGTGCTAGCCATTGCCTTTAACTTCCTACTAAAAGTGATGGAAAAGGCAAAATTGCGGACGATTTTCTCAGGTTTTGCCTTGGTGACCTTATTGCTAGGTCTGTCTTATAGTCCAGCCCTCTTAGCTCAAAAAGAGAAAGAAAACTTGGTTATTGCTGGAAAATTGGGTCCAGAACCAGAAATTTTGGCCAATATGTATAAATTGCTGATTGAAGAAAATACCAGTATGACTGCGACTGTTAAACCAAATTTTGGGAAAACAAGCTTCCTCTATGAAGCTCTGAAAAAAGGCGATATTGACATCTATCCTGAATTTACTGGTACGGTGACTGAAAGTTTGCTTCAGCCATCACCGAAAGTGAGTCATGAGCCAGAGCAGGTTTATGATGTAGCGCGTGATGGCATTGCCAAGCAGGATCATCTAGCCTATCTCAAACCCATGTCTTATCAAAATACTTATGCTGTAGCTGTTCCGAAAAAGATTGCTCAGGAATATGGCTTGAAGACCATTTCGGACTTGAAAAAAGTGGAAGGACAGCTGAAGGCAGGCTTTACACTTGAGTTTAATGACCGTGAGGATGGAAATAAGGGCTTGCAATCAATGTATGGTCTCAATCTCAATGTAGCGACTATGGAACCAGCTCTTCGCTATCAGGCTATTCAGTCAGGCGATATTCAAATTACGGATGCCTATTCGACTGATGCGGAATTGGAGCGTTATGATTTGCAGGTCTTGGAAGATGACAAGCAACTCTTCCCACCTTATCAAGGGGCTCCACTCATGAAAGAAGCTCTTCTCAAGAAACATCCAGAGTTGGAAACAGTTCTCAATAAATTGGCTGGTAAAATTACTGAAAGCCAGATGAGCCAGCTTAACTACCAAGTCAGTGTTGAAGGCAAGTCAGCAGGACAAGTAGCCAAGGAGTTTCTCCAAGAACAAGGCTTGTTGAAGAAATAGCTTGAAAAGCTAAACTCAACTTGGTTAAACGATTATATAGAAGAAAGCTCAGACAATGTCGTCTGGGCTTTTTTGATTTTAGGGTTATTGAATGTCACTTAAAATGGAAAGAAAGAGAAAATTTTCAGGAATTTCTAAAATTTATCTGTAAATACACTTGGCTATTCATAAAATAGGTGTATAATGTGTTGTGAACTACTTAACAAATAAGGATTTTCAACTCATGTCGACTAAGGTTAGAAATCTTGTGTATAGACAGTTCATTATCTAATAGAGCGTTGCGTCCGAAAGTCTATCCAGACACGGCTCTTTAAAAACAAAAGGAGAAATGATGCATACTTATTTGCAAAAGAAAATTGAAAATATCAAAACAACTCTAGGTGAAATGTCAGGTGGTTACCGTCGTATGGTTGCGGCTATGACTGATTTAGGATTTTCAGGAACTATGAAGGCTATTTGGAATGACCTCTTTGCCAATCGTAGCTTTGCCCAGTGGCTGTATTTGCTGGTTTTAGGAAGTTTTCCTCTCTGGCTGGAATTGATTTATGAACACCGTATTGTTGACTGGATTGGGATGATTTGTAGCTTGACAGGGATTATTTGCGTTATCTCTGTATCGGAAGGTCGAGCAAGTAATTATCTTTTTGGCTTGATTAACTCTGTTATTTACCTTATTTTGGCACTACAGAAAGGCTTCTATGGTGAGGTTTTAACAACTCTCTATTTTACAATTATGCAGCCAATTGGTCTCTTGGTTTGGATTTATCAAGCCCAGTTTAAGAAAGAAAAGCAGGAGTTTGTTGCACGTAAGCTGGATGGCAAGGGTTGGACCAAGTATCTTTCCATTAGTGTTCTTTGGTGGTTGGCCTTTGGTTTTATTTATCAGTCTATTGGTGCCAATCGTCCCTATCGTGATTCAATCACAGATGCGACCAATGGGGTAGGGCAAATACTCATGACAGCTGTTTACCGTGAACAATGGATATTCTGGGCAGCTACCAATGTCTTTTCTATCTATCTCTGGTGGGGAGAAAGCCTGCAAATTCAAGGGAAATATCTAATTTATCTCATTAACAGTCTAGTTGGATGGTACCAGTGGAGTAAGGCAGCCAAGCAGAATACTGATTTACCTAACTAGGAAAAGATGTTTTAAGTTTTGGGATAAAACAGATAGAGTTGATAATCAAGGATTGGATATGATGAAAAAGAGGAGCAGTAGTTCCTCTTTTATTGTCGAAAAGATAAAAACTCAGTAGCCTGGGCATAAGGCAACTGAGCTCTAGTCTGTATTTAGTCTTTAGAAATGAGAAGGTCTAGATAAAACTGGACAACTTCCTGATTTGTGAAGTCTTGCCCTTTTTTGAGCCACCAGGTCAAGGTTTCGATAAAGTTGGTCACGACCAAGTGTTGGAGATAAGAAACAGGCAGACTTGGGTGAGATTCTTTCAACTCATCAGCCAACATGGGATAGACATGGTGCTCCAGTTCTTTATGAAGTTGGCGAAGGAAGTAGTCATTTTTGGAGAATAGCAGACTGGTGATATGGTCTTGGTTTTTCTGAAAATGAAGAAAGAGATGGGCGAGATAAACCTTAGTTGAAATGGATTTTTCTCTTTCAAAGAGGTGATGGAAGAGGTAGCGGCAGAGCTCGTCCAGAAGCAGCTCCTTACTCTCATAGTGACAGTAAAAGGTGGAGCGTCCCACATCTGCAAGATCAATGATATCCTGAACAGTAGTGGTCTCGTAGCCCTTAGCATTCAAAAGTTGTAGAAAAGCTTGATAGATGGCTTTTTTTGTTTTACTGATACGGCGGTCAATCTTAGTCATATGGACACTTGGGGCAAATTGTTCAGAACTGAATAAAGCTGACCTTTTGCTTCTATCCTTTCTTTGAGTTTTAGTGGATAATGATAATGAACAAGATGTTCATAAATCTATTATAACAAAGGAATGAGAAATATGAAGGCAAAATATACTGTTTGGCTAGCTTTTTTCTTAAATTTGACTTATGCCATTGTCGAGTTTATCGCTGGTGGAGTGTTTGGGTCCAGTGCAGTTCTTGCTGACTCGGTGCATGACTTGGGAGATGCGATTGCTATTGGGATCTCAGCCTTTTTGGAAAGTATCTCCAATCGTGAAGAAGACAGCCACTATACCTTGGGCTACAAGCGTTTTAGCCTTTTAGGGGCCATGGTAACGGCTGTGATTCTTATGACAGGGTCCGTTTTGGTCATTTTGGAAAATATAGCGAAAATCTTTCATCCACAACCGGTCAATGATGAGGGGATTCTCTGGTTAGGAATTATTGCGATTACTATCAATGTGCTAGCGAGTCTCGTCATTCGCAAAGGACAAACCAAGAACGAATCCATTCTCAGCCTGCACTTTCTGGAAGATACCTTGGGTTGGGTGACTGTCATCCTGATGGCCATTGTTCTTCGATTTACCGATTGGTATATCTTGGATCCGCTCTTGTCTCTTGTTATTTCCTTCTTTATTCTGTCAAAAGCCCTTCCACGTTTTTGGAGCACGCTCAAGATATTCCTCGATGCAGTGCCAGAAGGAGTAGATATCCAGAAGATCAAGACGGATTTAGCAGAATTGGACCATGTCGCTAGTATCAATCAGCTTAATCTCTGGACTATGGATGGTTTGGAAAAAAATGCCATTGTCCATGTTTGTTTAAAAGAGATGGAGCATATGGAAACTTGTAAAGAATCTATTCGAATTTTCCTCAAAAATTGTGGCTTTCAAAATATTACCATTGAAGTTGATGCAGACCTAGAAAGTCACCAAGCACATAAGCGAAAGGTGTGAGTTGGAGCAGAATCATAGAGATTATTAGAGAAACAGCCTTGCTAGAGGTCGTTTTGTAATCCTAATCATTCCTTGTACTCTCTCTCAATGTCAGTCTGGTTCCCAGCATAGTAAGGCTAGGGATTTTGCGACCGTGGAGTACTTCCTTATTAAGAATATCCATGCCTGCTCTGCCCATTTCTTCGGTATAGACGGTGATGCTGGAGAGGGGAGGATAGACTTGCTTGGTCAGGCTAGTATCGTTAAAGGAAATGAGGCTGACGCGGTCTGGCAGGCTGATTCCAGCTTCTTGGAGGGCACGGAGAGCACCGATAGCTAAACTATCGCTGGCTGCAAAAAATGCTGGCGGGAGTT encodes the following:
- a CDS encoding ABC transporter permease/substrate-binding protein, whose product is MTNLIATFQDRFSDWLTALSQHLQLSLLTLLLAIFIAIPLAVSLRYHEKLADWVLQIAGIFQTIPSLALLGLFIPLMGIGTLPALTALVIYAIFPILQNTITGLKGIDPSLQEAGIAFGMTRWERLKKFEIPLAMPVIMSGIRTAAVLIIGTATLAALIGAGGLGSFILLGIDRNNASLILIGALSSAVLAIAFNFLLKVMEKAKLRTIFSGFALVTLLLGLSYSPALLAQKEKENLVIAGKLGPEPEILANMYKLLIEENTSMTATVKPNFGKTSFLYEALKKGDIDIYPEFTGTVTESLLQPSPKVSHEPEQVYDVARDGIAKQDHLAYLKPMSYQNTYAVAVPKKIAQEYGLKTISDLKKVEGQLKAGFTLEFNDREDGNKGLQSMYGLNLNVATMEPALRYQAIQSGDIQITDAYSTDAELERYDLQVLEDDKQLFPPYQGAPLMKEALLKKHPELETVLNKLAGKITESQMSQLNYQVSVEGKSAGQVAKEFLQEQGLLKK
- the pnuC gene encoding nicotinamide riboside transporter PnuC codes for the protein MHTYLQKKIENIKTTLGEMSGGYRRMVAAMTDLGFSGTMKAIWNDLFANRSFAQWLYLLVLGSFPLWLELIYEHRIVDWIGMICSLTGIICVISVSEGRASNYLFGLINSVIYLILALQKGFYGEVLTTLYFTIMQPIGLLVWIYQAQFKKEKQEFVARKLDGKGWTKYLSISVLWWLAFGFIYQSIGANRPYRDSITDATNGVGQILMTAVYREQWIFWAATNVFSIYLWWGESLQIQGKYLIYLINSLVGWYQWSKAAKQNTDLPN
- a CDS encoding TetR/AcrR family transcriptional regulator, whose translation is MTKIDRRISKTKKAIYQAFLQLLNAKGYETTTVQDIIDLADVGRSTFYCHYESKELLLDELCRYLFHHLFEREKSISTKVYLAHLFLHFQKNQDHITSLLFSKNDYFLRQLHKELEHHVYPMLADELKESHPSLPVSYLQHLVVTNFIETLTWWLKKGQDFTNQEVVQFYLDLLISKD
- a CDS encoding cation diffusion facilitator family transporter, producing the protein MKAKYTVWLAFFLNLTYAIVEFIAGGVFGSSAVLADSVHDLGDAIAIGISAFLESISNREEDSHYTLGYKRFSLLGAMVTAVILMTGSVLVILENIAKIFHPQPVNDEGILWLGIIAITINVLASLVIRKGQTKNESILSLHFLEDTLGWVTVILMAIVLRFTDWYILDPLLSLVISFFILSKALPRFWSTLKIFLDAVPEGVDIQKIKTDLAELDHVASINQLNLWTMDGLEKNAIVHVCLKEMEHMETCKESIRIFLKNCGFQNITIEVDADLESHQAHKRKV